In Balaenoptera acutorostrata chromosome 19, mBalAcu1.1, whole genome shotgun sequence, the following proteins share a genomic window:
- the PLEKHA4 gene encoding pleckstrin homology domain-containing family A member 4 isoform X3, protein MSFLGTEKSTRAVSKVHAFGKRGNALRRDPNLPVHIRGWLHKQDSSGLRLWKRRWFVLSGHCLFYYKDSREESVLGSVLLPSYSIRPDGPGAPRGRRFTFTAEHPGMRTYVLAADTLEDLRGWLRALGRASRAEGDDCGQPRLSARPQTAEGPGGPGGPPEVSRGEEGRGSESPEVARLSRGRGRLLTPSPMADLQSGPRIRRTRSPDLFTPFSRSPSPLSLPRPRSAPARRPPLSSGDTAPSARPHTPLSRIDVRPPLDWGPQRQTLSRPPTPRRGPSSEAGGGRDPRSPQHWSQEARTPYSSQAPSGSSTYLQLPPRPPGTRASMVLLPGPPLDSTFHQSLETDTLLTKLCGQDRLLRRLQEEIDQRQEEKEQLEAALELTRQQLGQTTREAAAPGRAWGRQRLLQDRLVSVRAALCHLTQERERVWDTYNSLEQELSTLRETLEYLLHLGSPQDRASAQQQLWMVEDTLAGLGGPQKPPHHTDPDSPSPALQGEESLERESLPESLELSLPRSPEADWGRPPGGDRELASPRSGLGSPRVSRASSPEGRRPPSPQPGTKVPLARPRMSAQEQLERMRRHQEYGRPLPRPASPRLLTLGRTLSPAGRQPEAEQKPVLGHSGAQKWLRSSGSWSSPRNTTPYLPTSEGHRERVLSLSQALATEASQWHRMMTGGNLESRGDPLPPAPPPPSEPPPQVSSPPRSPPAANSRSSGFSRRGSGRGAGPASWEPTWDSGIAPPALTQDEGAWPLRVTLLQSSF, encoded by the exons ATGTCATTCCTTGGCACTGAG AAGTCCACCCGGGCGGTAAGCAAGGTGCATGCCTTCGGGAAGAGGGGCAATGCGCTCAGAAGGGACCCTAACCTCCCCGTGCACATCCGAGGCTGGCTTCATAAGCAG GACAGCTCCGGGCTCCGGCTCTGGAAACGCCGCTGGTTCGTCCTCTCTGGCCATTGCCTCTTCTATTACAAGG ACAGCCGCGAGGAGAGCGTCCTGGGAAGCGTCCTGCTCCCCAGCTACAGTATCAGGCCAGACGGTCCAGGAGCCCCCCGAGGGCGGCGCTTCACCTTCACC GCGGAGCACCCAGGCATGAGGACCTACGTTCTGGCGGCTGACACGCTCGAGGACCTGAGGGGCTGGCTACGGGCGCTGGGGCGGGCCTCCCGCGCGGAGGGGGACGATTG TGGGCAACCCAGGTTATCTGCACGTCCCCAGACTGCGGAGGGCCCTGGCGGCCCCGGTGGTCCCCCAGAGGTGAGCAGAGGGGAAGAGGGGCGCGGCTCAGAATCACCGGAGGTGGCTCGTCTCTCCAGAGGTCGTGGCCGGCTGCTCACTCCCAGCCCCATGGCTGACCTCCAATCTGGACCCCGAATTCGGAGGACAAGGAGCCCAGA CCTGTTCACACCCTTCTCTCgctctccctcccctctgagCCTCCCCCGGCCCCGTTCTGCTCCTGCGCGCAGaccccctctctcctctggagACACAGCACCTTCTGCCAGACCCCATACCCCCCTGAGTCGCATCGATGTCCGGCCTCCCCTGGATTGGGGCCCCCAGCGCCAGACACTCTCCAGGCCCCCCACTCCCCGACGAGGACCCTCCTCCgaggctgggggaggaagggacCCTAGGAGTCCCCAGCACTGGAGTCAGGAGGCCAGAACACCG TATTCCTCCCAGGCCCCCTCTGGTTCCTCCACATATCTCCAGCTCCCTCCGAGGCCTCCTGGGACCCGGGCTTCCATGGTTTTATTG cCGGGTCCCCCTCTGGACTCAACCTTCCACCAAAGCTTGGAGACAGAT ACTCTGTTGACCAAGTTGTGTGGGCAGGACCGGCTCCTGAGGAGGCTGCAGGAGGAGATAGAtcagaggcaggaggagaag GAGCAGCTAGAAGCAGCCCTGGAATTGACTCGACAGCAGCTGGGCCAAACAACCAGGGAGGCTGCAGCTCCTGGGAGGGCTTGGGGGCGCCAGCGCCTCCTGCAGGACCGACTGGTCAGTGTGAGGGCCGCTCTTTGTCACCTGACCCAG GAGCGAGAGCGGGTTTGGGACACGTACAACAGCCTGGAGCAGGAGCTGAGCACCTTGAGAGAGACCCTTGAGTACCTGCTGCACCTCGGGTCCCCCCAG gaCAGAGCATCTGCTCAACAGCAACTGTGGATGGTGGAAGACACACTGGCAGGTCTGGGGGGCCCCCAGAAACCACCCCACCACACTGACCCTGACTCCCCATCCCCTGCACTCCAAGGCGAGGAGTCCTTAGAGAGGGAG AGCCTGCCTGAGTCCTTGGAACTGAGCCTACCCCGGTCCCCTGAGGCTGACTGGGGGCGGCCCCCAGGGGGCGACAGAGAGCTGGCCAGCCCTCGCTCAG GTCTTGGATCGCCAAGGGTCTCCCGGGCTTCCAGCCCTGAGGGTCGCCGCCCCCCTTCCCCACAGCCAGGAACCAAG GTCCCCCTGGCCCGGCCCCGGATGAGTGCTCAGGAGCAACTGGAGAGAATGCGCAGACACCAGGAGTATGGACGGCCTCTCCCTCGCCCAGCCTCCCCCCGGCTCCTCACTCTGGGGAGGACACTGTCCCCAGCCGGACGCCAGCCTGAGGCAGAACAAAAA CCTGTCTTGGGACACTCAGGAGCCCAGAAATGGCTTAGAAGCTCGGGGTCCTGGAGCAG TCCAAGGAACACCACCCCTTATTTGCCGACATCCGAAGGGCACCGGGAGCGAGTTCTCAGCCTCTCTCAAGCCCTGGCCACTGAGGCGTCGCAGTGGCACAGAATGATGACAG GTGGAAATTTGGAGTCTCGAGGAGACCCTCTTCCCCCTGCCCCGCCGCCTCCGTCAGAGCCCCCGCCCCAGGTGTCCTCCCCCCCAAGATCTCCTCCAGCTGCCAATTCCCGCTCCTCGGGGTTCTCCCGCAGAGGTAGTGGGCGCGGCGCAGGCCCCGCCTCCTGGGAGCCGACGTGGGATTCCGGGATCGCCCCTCCCGCCCTAACCCAAGACGAGGGGGCGTGGCCTCTTCGAGTCACTCTGCTGCAGTCCAGCTTCTGA
- the PLEKHA4 gene encoding pleckstrin homology domain-containing family A member 4 isoform X4, whose protein sequence is MGSWHPLMEEGRPRSSLSLASSASTISSLGSLSTKDSSGLRLWKRRWFVLSGHCLFYYKDSREESVLGSVLLPSYSIRPDGPGAPRGRRFTFTAEHPGMRTYVLAADTLEDLRGWLRALGRASRAEGDDCGQPRLSARPQTAEGPGGPGGPPEVSRGEEGRGSESPEVARLSRGRGRLLTPSPMADLQSGPRIRRTRSPDLFTPFSRSPSPLSLPRPRSAPARRPPLSSGDTAPSARPHTPLSRIDVRPPLDWGPQRQTLSRPPTPRRGPSSEAGGGRDPRSPQHWSQEARTPYSSQAPSGSSTYLQLPPRPPGTRASMVLLPGPPLDSTFHQSLETDTLLTKLCGQDRLLRRLQEEIDQRQEEKEQLEAALELTRQQLGQTTREAAAPGRAWGRQRLLQDRLVSVRAALCHLTQERERVWDTYNSLEQELSTLRETLEYLLHLGSPQDRASAQQQLWMVEDTLAGLGGPQKPPHHTDPDSPSPALQGEESLERESLPESLELSLPRSPEADWGRPPGGDRELASPRSGLGSPRVSRASSPEGRRPPSPQPGTKVPLARPRMSAQEQLERMRRHQEYGRPLPRPASPRLLTLGRTLSPAGRQPEAEQKPVLGHSGAQKWLRSSGSWSSPRNTTPYLPTSEGHRERVLSLSQALATEASQWHRMMTGGNLESRGDPLPPAPPPPSEPPPQVSSPPRSPPAANSRSSGFSRRGSGRGAGPASWEPTWDSGIAPPALTQDEGAWPLRVTLLQSSF, encoded by the exons ATGGGAAGCTGGCAT CCCTTGATGGAGGAAGGCAGACCTCGGAGCAGCCTCAGCCTGGCCAGCAGCGCCTCTACCATCTCCTCGCTCGGCAGCCTGAGCACCAAG GACAGCTCCGGGCTCCGGCTCTGGAAACGCCGCTGGTTCGTCCTCTCTGGCCATTGCCTCTTCTATTACAAGG ACAGCCGCGAGGAGAGCGTCCTGGGAAGCGTCCTGCTCCCCAGCTACAGTATCAGGCCAGACGGTCCAGGAGCCCCCCGAGGGCGGCGCTTCACCTTCACC GCGGAGCACCCAGGCATGAGGACCTACGTTCTGGCGGCTGACACGCTCGAGGACCTGAGGGGCTGGCTACGGGCGCTGGGGCGGGCCTCCCGCGCGGAGGGGGACGATTG TGGGCAACCCAGGTTATCTGCACGTCCCCAGACTGCGGAGGGCCCTGGCGGCCCCGGTGGTCCCCCAGAGGTGAGCAGAGGGGAAGAGGGGCGCGGCTCAGAATCACCGGAGGTGGCTCGTCTCTCCAGAGGTCGTGGCCGGCTGCTCACTCCCAGCCCCATGGCTGACCTCCAATCTGGACCCCGAATTCGGAGGACAAGGAGCCCAGA CCTGTTCACACCCTTCTCTCgctctccctcccctctgagCCTCCCCCGGCCCCGTTCTGCTCCTGCGCGCAGaccccctctctcctctggagACACAGCACCTTCTGCCAGACCCCATACCCCCCTGAGTCGCATCGATGTCCGGCCTCCCCTGGATTGGGGCCCCCAGCGCCAGACACTCTCCAGGCCCCCCACTCCCCGACGAGGACCCTCCTCCgaggctgggggaggaagggacCCTAGGAGTCCCCAGCACTGGAGTCAGGAGGCCAGAACACCG TATTCCTCCCAGGCCCCCTCTGGTTCCTCCACATATCTCCAGCTCCCTCCGAGGCCTCCTGGGACCCGGGCTTCCATGGTTTTATTG cCGGGTCCCCCTCTGGACTCAACCTTCCACCAAAGCTTGGAGACAGAT ACTCTGTTGACCAAGTTGTGTGGGCAGGACCGGCTCCTGAGGAGGCTGCAGGAGGAGATAGAtcagaggcaggaggagaag GAGCAGCTAGAAGCAGCCCTGGAATTGACTCGACAGCAGCTGGGCCAAACAACCAGGGAGGCTGCAGCTCCTGGGAGGGCTTGGGGGCGCCAGCGCCTCCTGCAGGACCGACTGGTCAGTGTGAGGGCCGCTCTTTGTCACCTGACCCAG GAGCGAGAGCGGGTTTGGGACACGTACAACAGCCTGGAGCAGGAGCTGAGCACCTTGAGAGAGACCCTTGAGTACCTGCTGCACCTCGGGTCCCCCCAG gaCAGAGCATCTGCTCAACAGCAACTGTGGATGGTGGAAGACACACTGGCAGGTCTGGGGGGCCCCCAGAAACCACCCCACCACACTGACCCTGACTCCCCATCCCCTGCACTCCAAGGCGAGGAGTCCTTAGAGAGGGAG AGCCTGCCTGAGTCCTTGGAACTGAGCCTACCCCGGTCCCCTGAGGCTGACTGGGGGCGGCCCCCAGGGGGCGACAGAGAGCTGGCCAGCCCTCGCTCAG GTCTTGGATCGCCAAGGGTCTCCCGGGCTTCCAGCCCTGAGGGTCGCCGCCCCCCTTCCCCACAGCCAGGAACCAAG GTCCCCCTGGCCCGGCCCCGGATGAGTGCTCAGGAGCAACTGGAGAGAATGCGCAGACACCAGGAGTATGGACGGCCTCTCCCTCGCCCAGCCTCCCCCCGGCTCCTCACTCTGGGGAGGACACTGTCCCCAGCCGGACGCCAGCCTGAGGCAGAACAAAAA CCTGTCTTGGGACACTCAGGAGCCCAGAAATGGCTTAGAAGCTCGGGGTCCTGGAGCAG TCCAAGGAACACCACCCCTTATTTGCCGACATCCGAAGGGCACCGGGAGCGAGTTCTCAGCCTCTCTCAAGCCCTGGCCACTGAGGCGTCGCAGTGGCACAGAATGATGACAG GTGGAAATTTGGAGTCTCGAGGAGACCCTCTTCCCCCTGCCCCGCCGCCTCCGTCAGAGCCCCCGCCCCAGGTGTCCTCCCCCCCAAGATCTCCTCCAGCTGCCAATTCCCGCTCCTCGGGGTTCTCCCGCAGAGGTAGTGGGCGCGGCGCAGGCCCCGCCTCCTGGGAGCCGACGTGGGATTCCGGGATCGCCCCTCCCGCCCTAACCCAAGACGAGGGGGCGTGGCCTCTTCGAGTCACTCTGCTGCAGTCCAGCTTCTGA
- the PLEKHA4 gene encoding pleckstrin homology domain-containing family A member 4 isoform X7, with amino-acid sequence MGSWHPLMEEGRPRSSLSLASSASTISSLGSLSTKKSTRAVSKVHAFGKRGNALRRDPNLPVHIRGWLHKQDSSGLRLWKRRWFVLSGHCLFYYKDSREESVLGSVLLPSYSIRPDGPGAPRGRRFTFTAEHPGMRTYVLAADTLEDLRGWLRALGRASRAEGDDCGQPRLSARPQTAEGPGGPGGPPEVSRGEEGRGSESPEVARLSRGRGRLLTPSPMADLQSGPRIRRTRSPDLFTPFSRSPSPLSLPRPRSAPARRPPLSSGDTAPSARPHTPLSRIDVRPPLDWGPQRQTLSRPPTPRRGPSSEAGGGRDPRSPQHWSQEARTPYSSQAPSGSSTYLQLPPRPPGTRASMVLLPGPPLDSTFHQSLETDTLLTKLCGQDRLLRRLQEEIDQRQEEKEQLEAALELTRQQLGQTTREAAAPGRAWGRQRLLQDRLVSVRAALCHLTQERERVWDTYNSLEQELSTLRETLEYLLHLGSPQDRASAQQQLWMVEDTLAGLGGPQKPPHHTDPDSPSPALQGEESLEREVPLARPRMSAQEQLERMRRHQEYGRPLPRPASPRLLTLGRTLSPAGRQPEAEQKPVLGHSGAQKWLRSSGSWSSPRNTTPYLPTSEGHRERVLSLSQALATEASQWHRMMTGGNLESRGDPLPPAPPPPSEPPPQVSSPPRSPPAANSRSSGFSRRGSGRGAGPASWEPTWDSGIAPPALTQDEGAWPLRVTLLQSSF; translated from the exons ATGGGAAGCTGGCAT CCCTTGATGGAGGAAGGCAGACCTCGGAGCAGCCTCAGCCTGGCCAGCAGCGCCTCTACCATCTCCTCGCTCGGCAGCCTGAGCACCAAG AAGTCCACCCGGGCGGTAAGCAAGGTGCATGCCTTCGGGAAGAGGGGCAATGCGCTCAGAAGGGACCCTAACCTCCCCGTGCACATCCGAGGCTGGCTTCATAAGCAG GACAGCTCCGGGCTCCGGCTCTGGAAACGCCGCTGGTTCGTCCTCTCTGGCCATTGCCTCTTCTATTACAAGG ACAGCCGCGAGGAGAGCGTCCTGGGAAGCGTCCTGCTCCCCAGCTACAGTATCAGGCCAGACGGTCCAGGAGCCCCCCGAGGGCGGCGCTTCACCTTCACC GCGGAGCACCCAGGCATGAGGACCTACGTTCTGGCGGCTGACACGCTCGAGGACCTGAGGGGCTGGCTACGGGCGCTGGGGCGGGCCTCCCGCGCGGAGGGGGACGATTG TGGGCAACCCAGGTTATCTGCACGTCCCCAGACTGCGGAGGGCCCTGGCGGCCCCGGTGGTCCCCCAGAGGTGAGCAGAGGGGAAGAGGGGCGCGGCTCAGAATCACCGGAGGTGGCTCGTCTCTCCAGAGGTCGTGGCCGGCTGCTCACTCCCAGCCCCATGGCTGACCTCCAATCTGGACCCCGAATTCGGAGGACAAGGAGCCCAGA CCTGTTCACACCCTTCTCTCgctctccctcccctctgagCCTCCCCCGGCCCCGTTCTGCTCCTGCGCGCAGaccccctctctcctctggagACACAGCACCTTCTGCCAGACCCCATACCCCCCTGAGTCGCATCGATGTCCGGCCTCCCCTGGATTGGGGCCCCCAGCGCCAGACACTCTCCAGGCCCCCCACTCCCCGACGAGGACCCTCCTCCgaggctgggggaggaagggacCCTAGGAGTCCCCAGCACTGGAGTCAGGAGGCCAGAACACCG TATTCCTCCCAGGCCCCCTCTGGTTCCTCCACATATCTCCAGCTCCCTCCGAGGCCTCCTGGGACCCGGGCTTCCATGGTTTTATTG cCGGGTCCCCCTCTGGACTCAACCTTCCACCAAAGCTTGGAGACAGAT ACTCTGTTGACCAAGTTGTGTGGGCAGGACCGGCTCCTGAGGAGGCTGCAGGAGGAGATAGAtcagaggcaggaggagaag GAGCAGCTAGAAGCAGCCCTGGAATTGACTCGACAGCAGCTGGGCCAAACAACCAGGGAGGCTGCAGCTCCTGGGAGGGCTTGGGGGCGCCAGCGCCTCCTGCAGGACCGACTGGTCAGTGTGAGGGCCGCTCTTTGTCACCTGACCCAG GAGCGAGAGCGGGTTTGGGACACGTACAACAGCCTGGAGCAGGAGCTGAGCACCTTGAGAGAGACCCTTGAGTACCTGCTGCACCTCGGGTCCCCCCAG gaCAGAGCATCTGCTCAACAGCAACTGTGGATGGTGGAAGACACACTGGCAGGTCTGGGGGGCCCCCAGAAACCACCCCACCACACTGACCCTGACTCCCCATCCCCTGCACTCCAAGGCGAGGAGTCCTTAGAGAGGGAG GTCCCCCTGGCCCGGCCCCGGATGAGTGCTCAGGAGCAACTGGAGAGAATGCGCAGACACCAGGAGTATGGACGGCCTCTCCCTCGCCCAGCCTCCCCCCGGCTCCTCACTCTGGGGAGGACACTGTCCCCAGCCGGACGCCAGCCTGAGGCAGAACAAAAA CCTGTCTTGGGACACTCAGGAGCCCAGAAATGGCTTAGAAGCTCGGGGTCCTGGAGCAG TCCAAGGAACACCACCCCTTATTTGCCGACATCCGAAGGGCACCGGGAGCGAGTTCTCAGCCTCTCTCAAGCCCTGGCCACTGAGGCGTCGCAGTGGCACAGAATGATGACAG GTGGAAATTTGGAGTCTCGAGGAGACCCTCTTCCCCCTGCCCCGCCGCCTCCGTCAGAGCCCCCGCCCCAGGTGTCCTCCCCCCCAAGATCTCCTCCAGCTGCCAATTCCCGCTCCTCGGGGTTCTCCCGCAGAGGTAGTGGGCGCGGCGCAGGCCCCGCCTCCTGGGAGCCGACGTGGGATTCCGGGATCGCCCCTCCCGCCCTAACCCAAGACGAGGGGGCGTGGCCTCTTCGAGTCACTCTGCTGCAGTCCAGCTTCTGA
- the PLEKHA4 gene encoding pleckstrin homology domain-containing family A member 4 isoform X8 produces MRTYVLAADTLEDLRGWLRALGRASRAEGDDCGQPRLSARPQTAEGPGGPGGPPEVSRGEEGRGSESPEVARLSRGRGRLLTPSPMADLQSGPRIRRTRSPDLFTPFSRSPSPLSLPRPRSAPARRPPLSSGDTAPSARPHTPLSRIDVRPPLDWGPQRQTLSRPPTPRRGPSSEAGGGRDPRSPQHWSQEARTPYSSQAPSGSSTYLQLPPRPPGTRASMVLLPGPPLDSTFHQSLETDTLLTKLCGQDRLLRRLQEEIDQRQEEKEQLEAALELTRQQLGQTTREAAAPGRAWGRQRLLQDRLVSVRAALCHLTQERERVWDTYNSLEQELSTLRETLEYLLHLGSPQDRASAQQQLWMVEDTLAGLGGPQKPPHHTDPDSPSPALQGEESLERESLPESLELSLPRSPEADWGRPPGGDRELASPRSGLGSPRVSRASSPEGRRPPSPQPGTKVPLARPRMSAQEQLERMRRHQEYGRPLPRPASPRLLTLGRTLSPAGRQPEAEQKPVLGHSGAQKWLRSSGSWSSPRNTTPYLPTSEGHRERVLSLSQALATEASQWHRMMTGGNLESRGDPLPPAPPPPSEPPPQVSSPPRSPPAANSRSSGFSRRGSGRGAGPASWEPTWDSGIAPPALTQDEGAWPLRVTLLQSSF; encoded by the exons ATGAGGACCTACGTTCTGGCGGCTGACACGCTCGAGGACCTGAGGGGCTGGCTACGGGCGCTGGGGCGGGCCTCCCGCGCGGAGGGGGACGATTG TGGGCAACCCAGGTTATCTGCACGTCCCCAGACTGCGGAGGGCCCTGGCGGCCCCGGTGGTCCCCCAGAGGTGAGCAGAGGGGAAGAGGGGCGCGGCTCAGAATCACCGGAGGTGGCTCGTCTCTCCAGAGGTCGTGGCCGGCTGCTCACTCCCAGCCCCATGGCTGACCTCCAATCTGGACCCCGAATTCGGAGGACAAGGAGCCCAGA CCTGTTCACACCCTTCTCTCgctctccctcccctctgagCCTCCCCCGGCCCCGTTCTGCTCCTGCGCGCAGaccccctctctcctctggagACACAGCACCTTCTGCCAGACCCCATACCCCCCTGAGTCGCATCGATGTCCGGCCTCCCCTGGATTGGGGCCCCCAGCGCCAGACACTCTCCAGGCCCCCCACTCCCCGACGAGGACCCTCCTCCgaggctgggggaggaagggacCCTAGGAGTCCCCAGCACTGGAGTCAGGAGGCCAGAACACCG TATTCCTCCCAGGCCCCCTCTGGTTCCTCCACATATCTCCAGCTCCCTCCGAGGCCTCCTGGGACCCGGGCTTCCATGGTTTTATTG cCGGGTCCCCCTCTGGACTCAACCTTCCACCAAAGCTTGGAGACAGAT ACTCTGTTGACCAAGTTGTGTGGGCAGGACCGGCTCCTGAGGAGGCTGCAGGAGGAGATAGAtcagaggcaggaggagaag GAGCAGCTAGAAGCAGCCCTGGAATTGACTCGACAGCAGCTGGGCCAAACAACCAGGGAGGCTGCAGCTCCTGGGAGGGCTTGGGGGCGCCAGCGCCTCCTGCAGGACCGACTGGTCAGTGTGAGGGCCGCTCTTTGTCACCTGACCCAG GAGCGAGAGCGGGTTTGGGACACGTACAACAGCCTGGAGCAGGAGCTGAGCACCTTGAGAGAGACCCTTGAGTACCTGCTGCACCTCGGGTCCCCCCAG gaCAGAGCATCTGCTCAACAGCAACTGTGGATGGTGGAAGACACACTGGCAGGTCTGGGGGGCCCCCAGAAACCACCCCACCACACTGACCCTGACTCCCCATCCCCTGCACTCCAAGGCGAGGAGTCCTTAGAGAGGGAG AGCCTGCCTGAGTCCTTGGAACTGAGCCTACCCCGGTCCCCTGAGGCTGACTGGGGGCGGCCCCCAGGGGGCGACAGAGAGCTGGCCAGCCCTCGCTCAG GTCTTGGATCGCCAAGGGTCTCCCGGGCTTCCAGCCCTGAGGGTCGCCGCCCCCCTTCCCCACAGCCAGGAACCAAG GTCCCCCTGGCCCGGCCCCGGATGAGTGCTCAGGAGCAACTGGAGAGAATGCGCAGACACCAGGAGTATGGACGGCCTCTCCCTCGCCCAGCCTCCCCCCGGCTCCTCACTCTGGGGAGGACACTGTCCCCAGCCGGACGCCAGCCTGAGGCAGAACAAAAA CCTGTCTTGGGACACTCAGGAGCCCAGAAATGGCTTAGAAGCTCGGGGTCCTGGAGCAG TCCAAGGAACACCACCCCTTATTTGCCGACATCCGAAGGGCACCGGGAGCGAGTTCTCAGCCTCTCTCAAGCCCTGGCCACTGAGGCGTCGCAGTGGCACAGAATGATGACAG GTGGAAATTTGGAGTCTCGAGGAGACCCTCTTCCCCCTGCCCCGCCGCCTCCGTCAGAGCCCCCGCCCCAGGTGTCCTCCCCCCCAAGATCTCCTCCAGCTGCCAATTCCCGCTCCTCGGGGTTCTCCCGCAGAGGTAGTGGGCGCGGCGCAGGCCCCGCCTCCTGGGAGCCGACGTGGGATTCCGGGATCGCCCCTCCCGCCCTAACCCAAGACGAGGGGGCGTGGCCTCTTCGAGTCACTCTGCTGCAGTCCAGCTTCTGA